Below is a genomic region from candidate division SR1 bacterium Aalborg_AAW-1.
TTGTCTAGCAGATTGTGACTTGTTTCCATGGATGGCAGCACTTGGTATTTTTGCTTGAGCAAGGATTTTTTCTACTTTGTTAGCTCCATGTTTGGTCTTCGTAAAGACTACGGCATTCTTGATTTCTGAGTTTTCAAGAAGATGTAAGAGAAGATTTTTTTTATCTTCAAAACGAACGGTATACAACGATTGAGTAATCGTATCGACAGTGGAAGAAGCTGGAGTTACGGTAATATGGATAGGATCATTTAGCATTCATTTGGAGAGTTCTACTACTTTTGGAGCTACGGTAGCTGAGAAGAACAATGATTGTCTCTGTTTACGTGGAAGATGTCAGATTATTGTTTTTATATCATGAATAAATCACATATCGAGCATACGATCAGCTTCATCGAGGACAAAAATTTGGATATCTGACAGTCTTATGAAGTTCTGATTGACTAAATCGAGTAATCTTCCTGGTGTTGCGACGAGGATATCAACTCATTTACGCAATTGTTTAATCTGAGGGTTTTGAGATACTCCACCGTAGATAACGGTATTGGTAAGATTCGTATATTGTGCATAATCATTGATACTTTCACCGATTTGGATAGCAAGTTCTCTAGTGGGAGTAAGGATAAGAGCACGAATTGGAGGACGTTTGTATTTTTTCTTTGGTAGGGTGGTTTGATAGACTTCTTGATCGAGGAGTTGAAGAAGCGGTAGAGAGAAAGCAGCAGTCTTACCAGTACCAGTCTGAGCACATCAGAAGACATCTTTACCTTCGAGAATATGAGGTATAGCTTGCTCTTGGATAGGACTTGGTGTGGTATATCAGAGTCAGTCTAATGCGTCGAGAAACTTCTTATCTAATCAGAGGTCGGAAAATAATGTCATAAGGTTTATTATATCATAAAGTGATAGACTATAGTAATGTGAGTATACAAAAAACCTTGCAAGGTGCAAGGAGTAATATGAGAGAACGAGAGTTGTTCTTACTCAAAATCAAATTCTTTTAAGTCTTCTGTCATGGCTTCTAAGATACCATTTCTATCGACATCAGTAATGAGCAGTGTTTTGTTTATATTTGATCTGGGATGATTTCTCCGATCCACTACTGTTTGTCATTTTGTATGTTCACCCACTGTTTCTACTGCAAGATCGACAAATGATCCTTTATACAGATGTGGATAGGCGAGAAATCAAATCGTATGAGCATCATGGACAAAGAATCCATTGTTGTAATGAGTTTCGCGGAATTTTCTGTTAGTATTGATCGTGAATTGTGTAAGTTCTCTGATAAATTGTGCTTTCGTACTATGATTTACTTGTCCTACAATAGCTTCTGTTTCTTCTGGCGAATAAACAAAACTTGTTGTTACATCAAGAGGGATAAGAATAAGATTGTTACATGCTTTTACGACGATATCAGCACTTGGTGCA
It encodes:
- the rhlE gene encoding ATP-dependent RNA helicase RhlE, which produces MTLFSDLGLDKKFLDALDGLGYTTPSPIQEQAIPHILEGKDVFGCAQTGTGKTAAFSLPLLQLLDQEVYQTTLPKKKYKRPPIRALILTPTRELAIQIGESINDYAQYTNLTNTVIYGGVSQNPQIKQLRKGVDILVATPGRLLDLVNQNFIRLSDIQIFVLDEADRMLDMGFIHDIKTIIGHLPRKQRQSLFFSATVAPKVVELSKGMLNDPIHITVTPASSTVDTITQSLYTVRFEDKKNLLLHLLENSEIKNAVVFTKTKHGANKVEKILAQAKIPSAAIHGNKSQSARQHALSRLKSGEIRVLVATDVAARGIDIDELSHVIIYDVPLEPESYVHRIGRTGRAGLAGQSIMFCDASEIPQCRQIVKLIGKEIPLETNHPFHTELTHYIPVKKSSSTPKKKKKYYPRKR